The following are encoded together in the Adhaeribacter arboris genome:
- a CDS encoding SusC/RagA family TonB-linked outer membrane protein produces MRNPIPPLFFTLVAPRLNLYRQKLTAFLLVLILGLSLCSGNLYAQTAVTGTVSGTGGEALPGVTVLLKGTTNGTTTDASGSYSISIPTGQENGTLTFSFIGYVSQDVAINNRTTVNITLAEDTKALQEVVVIGYQTVRKQDLTGAVSVINPAAANRVATNSVAESLQGLAPGITVRNSGAPGQMARIEVRGAASFANTDPLYVIDGMIADANTTINNNDIESIQVLKDASAAAIYGARAANGVVIITTKQGKEGPAKVSLSARYGIQRIPKRYDIMNSTEFAAMQRTQYENSGQTPPASVGSAFNPNIDTDWQDEVMRTGNVQDYNLSLSGGSKTGTYLISGSYFTNKGVLIGNSFERATLRVNTRSTKGRITFGENMVLSNSNTKDIPGTNTTEINPFYNAPQMLPIIPVRDPSYINSTNPAGWGFGRVDAVTYVSNPVAIADLNPRKFNYAKLVGNAFVDVKIADWLTYRFNTGAEVSFDYYNEIRKVGVWEFNAAPRNSSVDEDRSRYLNLLFENTLNFNKAFGVHNISGVVGITQQHVTRENTSGGRSDLQIYNNEYFTTIGSASGTSVAGGGRPIDYRLYGYLGRIIYSYNDKYLLTLTGRIDQDSRFGANYRTGYFPSVAAGWRISKESFFNVDWVTDLKINASYGELGIVTQGSYDYTAFINNSPRAIFGPNQTPFVGSTQAQVVNENLKWEERVVRNIGIDAGFLNNSLIVSLEGYNSLSNDNLLQLPVAGYLGNLRGDPFINAGSIRNKGIEFSATYRNSNQALKWDVSGNFTTIKNVVEDVGNQGEGINYIQSGNTRTQVGRSLGEWYVVQTDGLFQTQEEVNNYVTATGVKIQPNAKPGDIKFIDQNGDGAINASDRTFRGSPWPKLQTGAQFNASYNQFSLNLQLVGVFGNKLYNDVRRALDSYQQTNFRSDISPWSPTNTDTEDPRIALNTEQSIIDNNRGDSDRWLENGSYVRLRNVELGYNVPTALLGRAGLQNARFFISGQNLFTITKYSGLDPDVVGNPDPNSARTRILERGVDLGNWPASRVFSFGVQCDF; encoded by the coding sequence ATGAGAAACCCAATACCCCCGCTTTTTTTTACTTTGGTTGCTCCTCGTTTAAACTTATACCGGCAGAAGTTGACTGCTTTCCTGCTGGTACTTATCCTTGGGTTAAGTTTATGTTCCGGCAACCTATACGCTCAGACTGCAGTAACCGGAACGGTTTCCGGCACGGGTGGCGAAGCTTTACCTGGTGTAACGGTTTTATTGAAAGGCACCACTAACGGTACAACCACCGATGCCAGCGGCAGTTACAGCATTAGCATCCCTACTGGTCAGGAAAACGGCACCCTCACTTTTTCTTTTATTGGTTATGTTAGCCAGGATGTAGCGATTAATAACCGAACTACGGTAAATATAACCTTAGCCGAAGATACCAAAGCCCTGCAGGAAGTAGTCGTAATTGGTTATCAAACCGTCCGGAAGCAAGACTTAACGGGCGCAGTTTCGGTGATTAACCCAGCCGCCGCTAACCGGGTAGCCACCAATTCGGTAGCCGAATCCTTACAAGGTTTAGCCCCGGGAATTACGGTACGTAACAGCGGCGCTCCCGGCCAAATGGCCCGCATTGAAGTGCGGGGTGCGGCCAGTTTTGCCAACACCGATCCTTTGTATGTGATTGATGGTATGATTGCCGATGCCAATACTACCATTAATAATAATGATATTGAGTCTATTCAGGTGTTAAAAGATGCTTCGGCAGCAGCTATTTACGGCGCCCGGGCCGCTAACGGGGTAGTAATTATTACTACCAAACAAGGCAAGGAAGGTCCGGCTAAAGTTTCGCTCTCAGCGCGTTACGGCATTCAACGGATTCCGAAACGCTACGATATTATGAATAGTACCGAGTTTGCGGCCATGCAGCGTACCCAATACGAAAACTCCGGTCAAACGCCGCCCGCCAGCGTGGGCTCCGCTTTTAACCCCAATATTGATACCGACTGGCAAGACGAAGTAATGCGCACCGGTAACGTGCAGGATTATAACTTGTCGTTATCGGGAGGTTCTAAAACGGGTACTTACCTTATTTCGGGCAGTTATTTTACGAACAAAGGCGTACTCATTGGTAATTCTTTTGAGCGGGCAACGTTACGGGTAAATACCCGCAGCACCAAGGGCCGGATTACCTTCGGCGAAAACATGGTGCTCTCTAACTCGAATACCAAAGATATTCCGGGTACCAATACTACCGAAATAAATCCGTTTTACAATGCCCCCCAAATGCTGCCGATTATTCCGGTGCGGGACCCTAGTTACATAAATTCTACTAACCCGGCCGGTTGGGGCTTCGGGCGGGTAGATGCGGTTACCTACGTGTCGAACCCGGTAGCTATCGCCGATTTAAACCCCCGGAAATTTAATTATGCCAAACTGGTAGGAAATGCTTTCGTGGATGTAAAAATTGCCGATTGGTTAACTTATCGCTTTAACACTGGTGCTGAGGTAAGTTTCGACTATTACAACGAAATCCGCAAAGTGGGCGTGTGGGAGTTTAACGCCGCTCCGCGGAATAGCTCCGTCGATGAAGATCGTTCGCGTTATTTAAATCTCTTGTTCGAAAATACGCTTAATTTTAATAAAGCTTTTGGCGTACATAATATTAGCGGGGTAGTTGGTATTACCCAACAACACGTTACCCGCGAAAATACTTCCGGCGGTCGCTCCGACTTACAAATTTACAATAACGAGTATTTTACTACCATTGGCTCGGCCAGCGGTACTTCCGTCGCAGGTGGGGGGCGCCCCATTGATTACCGGTTATACGGTTATCTGGGCCGGATTATTTATTCCTACAACGATAAATACTTGTTAACCCTGACCGGCCGCATCGACCAGGATTCCCGTTTTGGGGCTAATTACCGGACCGGTTATTTTCCTTCCGTTGCCGCCGGGTGGCGCATCAGCAAAGAAAGCTTCTTTAACGTGGACTGGGTAACCGATTTAAAAATCAATGCTTCCTACGGCGAGTTGGGTATTGTAACCCAAGGTTCTTATGATTACACGGCCTTTATCAATAACAGCCCCCGCGCTATTTTCGGGCCCAATCAAACTCCCTTCGTCGGTAGCACGCAGGCCCAAGTGGTGAACGAAAACCTGAAATGGGAAGAGCGGGTGGTGCGCAATATTGGTATTGATGCCGGATTTTTAAATAATAGTTTAATCGTATCGCTGGAAGGCTATAACTCTTTATCGAACGATAATTTATTGCAACTCCCGGTAGCCGGTTATTTAGGCAATTTACGGGGTGATCCCTTTATTAACGCCGGGTCTATCCGCAATAAAGGCATCGAGTTCTCGGCTACCTACCGCAACAGCAACCAAGCCCTGAAATGGGATGTAAGCGGTAATTTTACCACCATCAAAAACGTAGTAGAAGATGTAGGAAACCAGGGCGAAGGTATCAATTACATTCAATCGGGCAATACCCGTACCCAGGTAGGCCGCTCCTTAGGCGAATGGTACGTCGTTCAAACCGATGGATTGTTCCAGACCCAGGAAGAAGTAAACAACTACGTAACTGCTACCGGCGTTAAAATTCAGCCGAATGCCAAACCCGGCGACATAAAATTCATTGACCAGAATGGAGATGGAGCCATCAATGCCAGCGACCGTACCTTCAGAGGGTCGCCGTGGCCAAAATTACAAACCGGAGCGCAGTTTAATGCTTCTTACAACCAATTTAGCCTGAATTTACAATTAGTAGGCGTGTTTGGTAACAAGCTCTACAACGATGTCCGGCGCGCCTTGGATTCGTACCAGCAAACTAATTTCCGCAGCGATATTAGTCCTTGGTCGCCTACCAATACCGATACCGAAGATCCCCGCATTGCTTTAAATACGGAGCAAAGTATTATTGATAACAATCGCGGCGATAGCGATCGTTGGTTGGAAAAC